In Thunnus albacares chromosome 10, fThuAlb1.1, whole genome shotgun sequence, a single window of DNA contains:
- the LOC122990094 gene encoding LOW QUALITY PROTEIN: uncharacterized protein K02A2.6-like (The sequence of the model RefSeq protein was modified relative to this genomic sequence to represent the inferred CDS: substituted 2 bases at 2 genomic stop codons), producing the protein NVEEGCILGGSSMIIPPXGRQTMIELLRVAHLGISRMKTLARSYVWWPNMDAGLESTVHRCHSCQSNQAIPATAPLHPWEWPYQPWMRLHLDFCGPVLRKMFLIVIDAYSKWIEVYPMXFITSSMTVEKLGGIFATHGIPAVIVSDNGPSLVSAEFKHFLTKNGIKHVMTAPNHPSSNGCAEWAVHVFKQGIKKIGESSEETKLSRFLFKYQSTPQTTTRAMPAELVMNWRIRTQLDLLHPSLAGKVGLNPAKQKHHDKHALDQMFTESDSVYVRGFLGQKWIPAAFIERTGPVSWKVKTQGGKLVR; encoded by the coding sequence AATGTGGAGGAGGGGTGCATCCTGGGGGGAAGTAGCATGATAATACCACCATAAGGAAGACAGACTATGATTGAGTTGCTTCGAGTGGCCCATCTGGGGATCTCAAGAATGAAAACACTGGCCCGTAGCTATGTGTGGTGGCCAAACATGGATGCAGGTTTAGAGTCAACGGTGCACAGATGTCATTCATGTCAGTCCAACCAAGCCATCCCAGCAACAGCACCACTTCATCCATGGGAATGGCCATACCAACCATGGATGAGGCTGCATCTGGATTTTTGTGGGCCAGTATTAAGGAAGATGTTTCTAATTGTCATTGATGCCTATTCAAAGTGGATTGAGGTTTACCCAATGTAGTTTATAACTTCATCCATGACAGTGGAAAAATTGGGGGGCATCTTCGCCACACATGGAATCCCAGCTGTCATTGTTAGTGATAATGGACCTAGCCTGGTCAGTGCGGAGTTCAAACACTTCCTGACAAAGAATGGCATAAAGCATGTAATGACAGCACCAAACCACCCGTCCTCAAATGGCTGTGCTGAGTGGGCAGTGCATGTGTTCAAACAGGGAATCAAGAAGATAGGGGAGAGTAGTGAGGAGACAAAGCTATCCAGGTTCCTTTTCAAGTACCAATCAACCCCTCAGACCACGACCAGAGCCATGCCTGCTGAGCTGGTCATGAACTGGAGGATCAGGACCCAGCTGGATCTGTTGCATCCTTCACTAGCTGGCAAGGTTGGACTGAACCCGGCCAAACAAAAGCATCATGATAAGCATGCCCTGGACCAGATGTTCACAGAGTCCGACTCAGTCTATGTGAGAGGGTTCTTGGGCCAGAAGTGGATTCCTGCAGCATTCATTGAGAGGACAGGTCCAGTATCTTGGAAAGTCAAAACACAGGGTGGCAAGCTGGTGAGATGA